One window from the genome of Leptospira broomii serovar Hurstbridge str. 5399 encodes:
- a CDS encoding glycoside hydrolase family 13 protein, giving the protein MVRMDSARSSSTISIRKMENPSTPKKGKKTPRAKKTDPDWWKNAVIYQIYPRSFRDANGDGVGDLEGIIQKLDYLNDGTPNSLGIDAIWLSPIYPSPMYDFGYDISDYDNIDPIFGDLETFKRLLKEAHKRKIRIIMDLVANHTSHLHPWFIESRSSKNNPKRDWYIWKDPVKGGPPNNWMGTFGGKAWAFDPETGQYYYHSFLTEQPDLNWRNPEVKKAIFGMVKNWLDLGVDGFRLDVVNLFVKDSEFRSNPRKRWIARPFDQQDHLYDRDRPEMHGILKDLRKLLNSYGDRMSVGEVMMEPPGTSVLPASYYGDKGDELHMAFNFAFFHTPWKAERFRDVIKEWEKCLRDRGWPNYTLSNHDFRRHITRYSKGSETIFRAKIAALMLLTLRGTPFLYYGEELGMKDERVPKDRIQDPVGKRYWPFYPSRDNCRLPMCWSSDKNAGFGIADPWLPVFSQYETINVETQSRNIESLLNFYRKLIWLRKGNEVLRKGSLSLDYDSPPGVLQYTREYEKKKCLVILNFENEPKKIVANANRTAHVLISTHRKPEKMEIPVVFAIAPYEGLVLEY; this is encoded by the coding sequence ATGGTCCGTATGGATTCGGCCCGCAGTTCTTCTACGATTTCTATTAGAAAAATGGAAAACCCGAGTACGCCAAAAAAAGGCAAGAAAACACCCCGCGCAAAGAAAACGGATCCGGATTGGTGGAAGAACGCGGTCATTTATCAAATATATCCTAGAAGTTTCCGAGATGCGAACGGAGACGGTGTCGGAGACCTAGAAGGAATCATCCAAAAGTTAGATTATTTAAACGACGGGACTCCGAATTCGTTGGGAATCGATGCCATTTGGTTGTCTCCGATTTATCCCTCTCCCATGTACGATTTCGGATATGATATCTCGGACTACGATAATATAGATCCGATTTTCGGGGACCTGGAAACATTCAAACGTCTTTTAAAGGAAGCGCATAAGAGAAAGATCCGAATCATCATGGATCTTGTTGCGAATCACACATCGCATCTTCACCCTTGGTTTATCGAATCTAGGTCATCCAAGAATAATCCGAAACGAGATTGGTATATATGGAAAGACCCCGTTAAAGGAGGTCCTCCCAATAATTGGATGGGAACTTTCGGCGGTAAGGCATGGGCTTTCGACCCTGAAACCGGGCAATACTATTATCATTCCTTTTTAACCGAACAACCCGATTTGAATTGGCGAAATCCGGAAGTCAAGAAAGCGATTTTTGGAATGGTCAAGAATTGGTTGGATCTCGGCGTAGACGGTTTTCGACTAGATGTTGTAAATCTCTTTGTTAAAGATTCCGAGTTTCGAAGTAATCCTCGTAAGAGATGGATTGCGAGACCGTTTGATCAGCAGGATCATCTTTACGACCGGGACCGACCCGAGATGCACGGTATCCTAAAGGATCTGCGCAAGTTGTTGAATTCTTACGGAGATAGAATGTCCGTGGGCGAAGTGATGATGGAACCTCCCGGGACTAGCGTACTGCCGGCTTCCTATTACGGAGACAAGGGCGACGAGTTGCACATGGCGTTCAACTTCGCGTTCTTTCATACTCCCTGGAAAGCGGAAAGGTTTAGGGACGTGATTAAGGAATGGGAAAAGTGTCTGCGCGATAGGGGTTGGCCTAATTATACTTTAAGTAATCATGATTTTCGACGACATATCACAAGATATTCCAAGGGATCCGAAACGATCTTTCGAGCGAAAATCGCCGCGCTAATGCTCTTAACGTTACGCGGAACTCCGTTTTTATATTACGGAGAGGAGCTCGGGATGAAGGACGAAAGAGTTCCCAAGGATAGAATCCAAGATCCGGTCGGAAAACGTTATTGGCCTTTTTATCCGAGTCGAGATAATTGTAGACTACCGATGTGCTGGTCCTCCGATAAAAACGCCGGATTCGGTATTGCCGACCCGTGGTTGCCGGTTTTTTCCCAGTACGAAACGATTAACGTAGAAACTCAATCTAGAAACATTGAAAGCCTTTTGAACTTTTATAGAAAGCTAATATGGCTGCGTAAAGGAAATGAAGTATTACGAAAAGGAAGTCTTTCCTTGGATTACGATTCCCCACCCGGCGTTTTACAATATACGCGGGAATACGAAAAGAAGAAATGTTTAGTAATCCTTAATTTCGAGAACGAACCTAAAAAGATCGTCGCTAATGCAAATCGTACGGCTCACGTTCTTATCTCCACGCATCGTAAACCTGAAAAAATGGAGATACCGGTAGTGTTTGCCATAGCTCCTTACGAAGGCTTAGTGCTCGAGTATTAA
- a CDS encoding acyl-CoA dehydrogenase family protein, whose translation MDYPLRLAENPGLAPYDVSSYKGNRGKNFYDLDKVLQRVIERYSVGYDPAHKKAMIDHLRGYGELVGGTLDELTEASHKEGKYGEIVKFDRAGNRIDLVVYSPEQKLSRKISYDYGIVNLDFHDEWKFPFTDLHRSSLAYLANQNGEGGMTCPLAMTDGMINVLKAIGTEEQKKKYLPLVAGKGSSSHFMAGQYVTERVGGSNVAANRTIARKGENGKWILNGEKWFCSNPGDLWVTTAKLEGTETIGLFLVPRIKDNGELNGHHILRKKDIIGSKGKLTVEIVYEDVEAETLGRPAHGIANLIRYVIRTSRVHVSIAAAGMSRRAFMEALEYSRFRTAYGKKIKEFSAYSRELAELRTLYAAVVFLIYRGIDWGSKGILAEQLSTPLMKYKSSSLSSQITHRAIMALGGSGIIGDYTCLPRLHNDCIINETWEGTHLIITDHALGAMNRAKIRDSFVAEVGKNFTAAKAVSELQELAKFGEDLLSKWVKNLEEKPREWKETYRLDLSDLAFGALALSEFLEQAVHDRAAGIKNSLFDSFAKGFAGYLFRTLPEAKGDFEKFRLGSDEIARIVEW comes from the coding sequence ATGGACTATCCACTTCGTCTTGCGGAAAACCCCGGACTCGCACCTTATGATGTGTCTTCTTACAAAGGAAATCGAGGGAAAAACTTTTACGATCTCGATAAAGTATTACAGCGGGTCATTGAACGCTACTCCGTAGGTTACGATCCCGCTCACAAAAAGGCCATGATCGACCATTTGCGCGGCTACGGCGAACTCGTCGGCGGAACTTTAGACGAACTTACGGAGGCTTCTCATAAAGAGGGCAAATACGGGGAAATCGTAAAATTCGATCGCGCCGGAAATCGTATCGATTTGGTCGTTTATTCTCCCGAACAAAAACTTTCCCGGAAAATATCCTATGATTACGGAATTGTAAATTTAGATTTTCATGATGAATGGAAGTTTCCGTTTACGGATTTACATCGGTCCTCCTTGGCATATTTAGCCAATCAAAACGGAGAAGGCGGGATGACCTGTCCCCTCGCAATGACGGACGGTATGATTAACGTTTTGAAAGCGATAGGAACCGAAGAGCAAAAGAAAAAGTATCTTCCTTTGGTGGCGGGTAAGGGGTCGTCCTCCCATTTTATGGCAGGGCAATACGTCACCGAGCGAGTCGGAGGAAGCAATGTTGCCGCCAATCGAACGATTGCCCGCAAGGGAGAAAATGGAAAGTGGATTTTAAACGGAGAAAAATGGTTCTGTTCCAATCCGGGAGATCTCTGGGTAACGACAGCCAAGTTGGAAGGGACTGAAACCATCGGCTTATTTTTAGTTCCTAGAATTAAAGACAACGGAGAGTTAAACGGCCATCATATTCTGCGGAAAAAGGATATCATCGGCTCCAAGGGTAAGTTGACCGTCGAGATCGTATATGAAGACGTCGAGGCGGAAACTTTGGGTCGTCCGGCTCACGGGATAGCAAACTTAATCCGTTACGTTATCCGAACTTCTAGAGTCCATGTGTCGATCGCGGCCGCCGGAATGTCCAGAAGGGCCTTCATGGAAGCTTTGGAATATTCCAGATTCAGAACCGCTTACGGAAAGAAGATCAAAGAATTTTCGGCTTATTCGAGGGAGCTAGCGGAACTTCGGACCTTATACGCGGCCGTGGTTTTTTTGATTTATCGAGGGATCGATTGGGGTTCGAAAGGAATTCTTGCCGAACAACTTTCCACTCCTTTGATGAAATATAAATCCTCTTCCCTTTCTTCTCAGATCACGCACAGGGCAATCATGGCCTTGGGAGGTTCCGGAATAATCGGCGACTATACTTGTCTTCCGAGACTTCATAACGATTGTATTATCAACGAAACTTGGGAAGGAACCCACCTCATCATTACCGATCACGCGTTAGGAGCGATGAATCGCGCCAAAATACGTGATTCCTTCGTGGCGGAAGTCGGAAAGAATTTTACTGCTGCAAAAGCCGTTTCCGAACTCCAAGAGTTAGCGAAGTTCGGTGAAGATTTGTTGTCCAAATGGGTGAAGAACCTGGAGGAAAAACCGAGAGAATGGAAGGAAACGTATAGACTCGATCTATCCGATCTTGCATTTGGAGCTCTTGCGCTTTCGGAATTTTTGGAGCAGGCTGTTCACGATCGAGCCGCCGGAATTAAGAATTCATTATTCGATTCGTTTGCAAAAGGATTTGCAGGTTATCTATTTAGAACTCTTCCGGAAGCTAAAGGAGATTTTGAAAAATTTCGCTTAGGATCGGATGAAATAGCTAGGATCGTCGAGTGGTGA
- the trxA gene encoding thioredoxin codes for MENTLPGSFEELLKTHDKPILVDFWATWCGPCKMVAPELEKFAQSHKGKVTVVKVDIDEQPDIAQKYGILSVPTLMLFKAGQISEKVVGAIPQAQMEKVFGPKLA; via the coding sequence ATGGAAAACACTTTACCAGGCTCATTCGAAGAACTTCTCAAAACCCATGATAAGCCCATATTGGTAGACTTTTGGGCAACCTGGTGCGGTCCGTGTAAGATGGTCGCGCCGGAATTGGAGAAATTTGCCCAATCCCACAAAGGGAAAGTTACCGTCGTAAAAGTCGACATCGACGAACAACCCGATATCGCTCAAAAATACGGAATCTTATCCGTTCCGACCTTAATGCTTTTCAAAGCCGGTCAAATTTCGGAAAAAGTAGTGGGAGCAATTCCTCAGGCTCAGATGGAAAAAGTCTTCGGACCGAAGCTTGCATAA
- a CDS encoding TIGR01777 family oxidoreductase produces MLIGISGGTGLIGSLLALRLRAEGYQVRLFSRSGKLPYRLQRTSEWDIRIGPLPTRIDLEGVDILINLAGEPIAGNRWTEEYREKIRTSRIDYTRDLVSVLSSLGESGPKALFNASAIGIYGSFESSTPPFDESTPAAQDELSNLCQAWEKEALEAEKKGIRTVLLRTGVVLSTEGGALAAMLPAFRLFAGGPIGSGNQILSWIHIEDLLSIVLFLLKRPETTGPFNLVSPEPISNEQFSKVLGRTLNRPSFTRIPSFALKLAFGDGAQVATHGQRVIPKRLLELGYKFRYPNLEGALRSLLG; encoded by the coding sequence ATGCTTATCGGTATTTCCGGCGGGACCGGACTCATCGGATCTTTGCTTGCACTTCGACTTCGGGCAGAAGGATATCAAGTGCGTCTTTTTAGTCGTAGCGGAAAACTTCCCTATCGATTGCAAAGGACTTCCGAATGGGACATTCGTATCGGCCCTCTTCCGACCCGAATCGATTTGGAAGGAGTCGACATCCTGATTAATTTAGCGGGCGAACCGATCGCAGGAAATCGTTGGACCGAAGAGTACAGGGAAAAAATTCGAACCTCGCGAATCGATTATACTAGAGATCTGGTTTCAGTTCTATCTTCGTTAGGCGAATCGGGGCCGAAAGCTTTATTTAATGCGTCCGCAATCGGCATTTACGGTTCCTTTGAATCGTCTACTCCTCCTTTCGACGAATCGACTCCCGCAGCACAAGACGAACTAAGCAATCTCTGCCAAGCCTGGGAAAAGGAAGCTTTGGAGGCGGAAAAAAAAGGAATCCGTACTGTACTTTTAAGAACCGGAGTCGTGCTTTCGACGGAAGGTGGAGCTTTGGCGGCCATGCTTCCCGCATTCCGTCTTTTTGCAGGAGGTCCCATCGGATCCGGAAACCAAATTCTTTCCTGGATTCATATAGAAGACCTACTCTCTATCGTATTATTTCTGCTAAAAAGACCGGAAACTACCGGCCCTTTTAATTTGGTTTCTCCCGAACCGATATCGAACGAACAATTTAGTAAGGTATTAGGTAGAACGCTAAATCGTCCTTCCTTTACCCGTATTCCTTCCTTCGCTCTCAAACTTGCTTTCGGAGACGGAGCGCAAGTAGCAACCCACGGGCAAAGAGTGATTCCCAAACGTTTGCTGGAATTAGGTTATAAGTTTAGATACCCTAATTTAGAAGGAGCTTTACGAAGTTTATTGGGATGA
- a CDS encoding LA_0442/LA_0875 N-terminal domain-containing protein — translation MNLKSNILLFPFLILILNLYSLSAETILLRDGTMLTGNVKGQDAKSLTLKTRQGEKVIEKSSILKVLYNKISRKEADKIIEEERKLSANQEIPTEPNTIDEIALKDREIADLKQKLDAERKKGDINQKQVQEKSNHTMEFTVRRADYTYNPQEYDYIKNTTNYNVGLSDLSSREKVLPVFGFMYWNNNYKIGFDLSYYQIVLTDSTYNAYTYLYPISPLIIPTHLNFPVLTRTDYQADVFKFWNPTSWWTVGAGGGLRAIDTKQSTQVGLAYTNVENRTYGPQAEILTRFDIWDRLRIDVKGKYFHSEGKQIFEAEAITLFPPSYVKAYGPDGVRARFVGYEYDIGLSIRISGNVYLSFGYNRTFSTFTRVHGYSIAIPYSVMFQNNLNNIEFGSSHNDEIRGYYTGITIRTN, via the coding sequence ATGAATCTAAAATCAAACATTTTACTTTTCCCATTTTTAATTCTGATCCTTAATTTGTATTCTTTATCCGCCGAGACGATCCTTTTGAGAGATGGCACAATGCTTACGGGGAACGTGAAAGGTCAAGATGCGAAGAGTTTGACCTTGAAGACGAGACAAGGCGAGAAAGTAATAGAGAAAAGCTCGATTCTGAAAGTTTTATATAATAAAATAAGCAGAAAGGAAGCGGATAAAATCATAGAAGAGGAAAGAAAACTTTCCGCTAATCAAGAAATTCCAACCGAGCCTAACACGATCGACGAAATAGCTTTAAAGGATCGTGAAATTGCGGATTTAAAGCAAAAGTTGGACGCAGAGCGGAAGAAAGGGGATATAAACCAAAAACAAGTCCAAGAGAAATCGAATCACACTATGGAATTCACGGTTCGAAGAGCGGACTATACGTACAATCCGCAAGAATATGATTATATAAAGAATACGACCAACTATAATGTCGGTTTATCGGATCTAAGTTCCAGGGAGAAAGTTCTTCCTGTTTTCGGTTTTATGTATTGGAACAATAATTATAAAATCGGTTTCGATCTGTCCTATTATCAAATAGTTCTTACGGATTCCACGTACAACGCATATACGTATCTATATCCGATTTCCCCCCTCATTATTCCTACCCACTTAAATTTTCCTGTTTTGACGAGAACGGACTATCAAGCGGATGTCTTTAAATTCTGGAACCCGACTTCATGGTGGACGGTAGGAGCGGGAGGTGGACTTCGAGCTATCGATACGAAACAGTCTACGCAGGTCGGGCTTGCATACACAAACGTTGAAAACCGGACGTACGGTCCTCAAGCCGAAATTCTAACCCGTTTCGATATCTGGGATAGGCTTCGAATCGACGTTAAAGGAAAATATTTTCATTCGGAAGGCAAGCAGATCTTTGAAGCGGAGGCGATTACCCTATTTCCTCCTTCTTACGTAAAAGCTTACGGCCCGGACGGAGTAAGAGCGCGGTTCGTAGGTTACGAGTACGATATCGGGCTTTCAATCCGAATATCGGGTAACGTTTATCTGTCCTTCGGTTATAATCGAACGTTTTCCACCTTTACTAGAGTTCACGGCTATTCGATCGCGATTCCATATAGCGTGATGTTTCAGAACAATTTGAACAATATCGAATTCGGATCCAGTCACAACGATGAAATTCGGGGATATTATACCGGAATCACGATCCGTACTAATTGA
- a CDS encoding DUF1801 domain-containing protein: MAESKTKPGNESVSDFLKNIRDENVRTSCEKISEIMKRVTKEKPVLWGSSMIGFGKYHYVYESGREGDMFLVGFSPRKSNITIYIMPGLEEYNDLLSKLGKFKTGKGCLYLKSIQDVSIPVLEELINKSFHQMREKYPK; the protein is encoded by the coding sequence ATGGCCGAATCGAAAACAAAGCCAGGGAATGAAAGTGTTTCGGATTTTCTTAAGAATATAAGGGATGAAAATGTCCGTACGAGTTGCGAGAAGATTTCTGAAATTATGAAACGGGTCACTAAGGAAAAGCCGGTCTTATGGGGAAGCTCGATGATCGGTTTCGGCAAATACCATTATGTATATGAAAGCGGTCGGGAAGGTGATATGTTTCTTGTCGGGTTTTCTCCCAGAAAAAGTAATATCACGATCTATATCATGCCTGGGCTCGAGGAGTATAACGACCTATTAAGCAAACTTGGAAAATTCAAAACGGGAAAAGGTTGCTTGTACCTAAAGTCGATCCAAGACGTGAGCATTCCTGTTTTGGAAGAGCTAATAAATAAGTCCTTCCACCAAATGAGAGAAAAATACCCTAAATAA
- a CDS encoding tetratricopeptide repeat protein, whose protein sequence is MEKKNAPRKIPNKRKIFTEILKENYTFALTLIDRELSEHGKDPELLYNFAVCCSRTGNHKKCVSVLENLLEEFPRFSERDNAFRMIIFSLISIGKYKEALGKTEERLKLAVDDILLLSLKASAQEKSGDIKSAIETHLRILRLRPDHKNSLNSLAYLLISGREPTPDELRTATESIKRLIQLEPDNPAYLDSFGVLLDKTGKTEEAKKAFEKALQKAPSEDIILEHLKKVSKSPEQGA, encoded by the coding sequence ATGGAAAAGAAGAATGCTCCTCGAAAAATTCCGAATAAAAGAAAGATCTTCACGGAGATCCTAAAGGAAAATTATACGTTCGCGTTGACTCTCATTGATCGGGAACTTTCGGAGCATGGAAAAGATCCTGAACTATTATATAATTTCGCCGTATGTTGCTCTAGAACCGGCAATCACAAGAAGTGCGTTTCCGTTTTGGAAAATCTTCTGGAGGAATTCCCTCGATTCAGTGAAAGAGACAATGCATTCCGGATGATCATATTTTCCTTAATTTCCATCGGAAAGTATAAGGAAGCTCTCGGTAAGACCGAAGAAAGATTAAAGCTCGCAGTCGATGATATTCTTTTGCTTTCGTTAAAAGCATCTGCTCAGGAAAAATCCGGCGATATAAAATCCGCAATCGAAACACATTTAAGAATTCTGCGATTGCGCCCGGATCACAAGAACAGTCTAAATTCGCTCGCATATCTGCTAATTTCGGGAAGAGAGCCAACCCCTGATGAACTTCGGACTGCGACGGAAAGTATAAAACGATTAATCCAGTTAGAACCGGATAATCCAGCTTACTTGGACTCTTTCGGTGTACTTCTGGACAAAACTGGAAAAACCGAGGAGGCCAAAAAGGCCTTTGAAAAGGCCCTGCAAAAAGCTCCCTCGGAAGATATAATTCTCGAACACCTTAAAAAAGTATCTAAAAGCCCTGAACAAGGAGCTTGA
- the surE gene encoding 5'/3'-nucleotidase SurE translates to MNILITNDDGISSNGILALEKILGEDHTTYLIAPLKEKSAKSMALSIYDSLRVEKINDNHYIVDGYPVDCVNIGIHGKIFPPIDIVISGINRGVNMGHDIHYSGTVGAARHGAIHKILSLAVSSGNLNKSHDYIREAELVRDLLKAWKEALVPEIVYNINIPAEFEHSLASIEVVRLGKRTYVDTYHNNLIVNGISEFYLGGSELGYVRETGTDFDTFYRNKVSLTPLSLDQTDLEQLRDFKNKIRLPFQ, encoded by the coding sequence ATGAATATTCTAATAACAAACGATGATGGAATTTCTTCCAATGGCATCTTAGCGCTAGAAAAGATTTTGGGCGAAGATCATACGACTTACTTGATCGCGCCTTTAAAAGAGAAATCGGCCAAATCGATGGCCTTGAGTATCTACGACTCTCTTCGTGTGGAGAAGATCAACGACAATCATTACATAGTGGACGGCTACCCCGTCGACTGCGTCAATATCGGGATCCACGGAAAAATTTTTCCCCCCATCGATATCGTGATTTCGGGGATCAATCGCGGCGTTAATATGGGCCACGATATCCATTATTCAGGAACAGTCGGAGCCGCAAGGCACGGAGCGATTCATAAGATTCTGAGTTTAGCGGTAAGTTCCGGCAACCTGAACAAATCCCATGATTATATTCGAGAAGCCGAACTGGTGCGCGATTTACTTAAAGCTTGGAAGGAAGCTTTAGTCCCGGAAATCGTCTATAATATTAACATTCCTGCCGAATTCGAACATTCTTTGGCTTCAATCGAAGTCGTTCGATTGGGAAAAAGAACGTATGTGGACACGTATCATAATAATCTAATTGTTAACGGGATCTCCGAATTCTATTTAGGAGGATCAGAATTAGGTTATGTTCGGGAAACGGGAACCGATTTCGATACATTCTATCGAAATAAGGTTTCGCTTACCCCTTTAAGCTTGGATCAAACAGATTTAGAACAACTAAGAGATTTTAAAAATAAAATTCGACTCCCTTTTCAATAA
- the sppA gene encoding signal peptide peptidase SppA, with the protein MDRNRLALAVTFVITVLALFVGLINLVSSISPSKLTRIDGGGGFGTERIGAALIKIEGEIHSGHSGYDSAGAQTILQQLRSIEEDPNIVGILVEINSPGGSVGASQEIYRELMHLRKEKNKKVVVSMKDIAASGGYYIAAAADKIFALGGTLTGSIGVIAIAPNIKGLLDRYGVKVRTFKEGKYKDSLSLFRDNTAEEDAMIQKMLSDTYEEFIEDVSKGRNQTVKFVQSLAEGRIYSGQDAFRNKLIDDIGGRREAVAELSKLCNYDGTIPLYEEEPNPLDRFFQLFQAKTGVFSGEKALLEELKRSPILVLYPQAMAW; encoded by the coding sequence GTGGATCGAAATCGTCTCGCTTTAGCTGTAACATTCGTCATAACCGTCCTGGCTTTATTCGTAGGCTTAATTAATCTTGTATCGAGCATCAGCCCGTCGAAACTTACTCGCATCGATGGCGGCGGAGGATTCGGAACCGAACGAATCGGAGCCGCTTTAATTAAGATAGAGGGCGAAATTCATTCGGGGCATTCCGGCTATGATAGCGCCGGAGCTCAAACTATACTCCAACAACTCCGCTCGATCGAAGAAGATCCTAATATCGTCGGCATCTTGGTAGAAATAAATTCTCCAGGAGGAAGCGTAGGAGCTTCACAGGAAATTTATCGGGAATTGATGCATCTCCGAAAAGAGAAAAATAAGAAGGTCGTCGTTTCGATGAAAGACATCGCGGCTTCCGGCGGTTATTACATAGCTGCTGCAGCGGATAAGATCTTTGCCCTAGGCGGGACTTTAACGGGATCGATCGGAGTCATTGCGATTGCCCCCAACATTAAAGGATTGTTGGATCGATACGGAGTTAAAGTGAGAACCTTTAAGGAAGGAAAATATAAGGATTCATTATCTTTATTCCGGGACAATACTGCGGAAGAGGACGCGATGATTCAGAAAATGCTCTCCGATACGTACGAGGAATTTATTGAAGACGTTTCCAAAGGGAGAAATCAGACCGTTAAATTCGTTCAGTCGTTAGCGGAAGGAAGGATCTATTCCGGGCAAGACGCATTTCGAAATAAGCTTATCGATGATATCGGCGGTCGTCGAGAAGCAGTAGCGGAACTTTCTAAATTATGCAATTACGACGGCACCATCCCGCTTTACGAAGAGGAGCCCAACCCTCTTGATCGATTCTTCCAATTATTTCAGGCAAAGACCGGAGTTTTCTCCGGAGAAAAAGCGCTCTTAGAAGAATTAAAACGATCTCCGATCTTGGTTTTATACCCTCAAGCCATGGCATGGTGA
- a CDS encoding Acg family FMN-binding oxidoreductase produces MFLRQSIGLGIVLTVPEFLGYCSSLSDRNFGPEGNNPFKNSEAMGFSKPILNALNIGITAPNPHNVQPWKFEILDDQSANLYVDERRLLKDTDPPSRQIHIGQGTFLETLAIGASRFGYKAEFIIFPNGKYTAGDIGKKPIAKIRLEKTANLPVDPLADYIPKRATNRSVYFGDSLNENDFSNLIVDAKLRFSQAHFVKEKESAELRKSTISAMEIETNTYNTYEESRIWFRYNDDEINSKRDGLSLRGSGVSGFKYFAVRNFFLKPGKDSWHSESNRKAGLDIFSEQVNSSKGFIYLKTSQNRILDWILVGRDYVRLQLAATKYGFVVHPLSQILQEYSEMNTLRERFENEMQSKKGEKIQMLVRIGKSDYEFFSPRRNLKNMIAG; encoded by the coding sequence ATGTTTCTTCGTCAATCAATTGGTTTGGGAATAGTTTTAACTGTTCCCGAGTTCTTAGGATATTGCTCTTCTCTTTCGGATCGAAATTTCGGACCGGAAGGAAATAATCCGTTCAAGAATTCCGAAGCGATGGGTTTTAGTAAGCCCATTTTAAACGCCCTTAATATTGGAATCACTGCCCCGAACCCGCATAATGTTCAGCCGTGGAAATTCGAAATCTTAGACGATCAATCGGCGAATTTATATGTCGATGAACGTAGGTTATTAAAAGATACCGATCCGCCATCAAGACAAATTCACATCGGACAAGGTACCTTCTTAGAAACGTTAGCTATCGGAGCTAGTCGATTTGGATATAAAGCCGAATTCATTATTTTTCCGAACGGCAAATATACTGCCGGGGATATAGGAAAGAAACCGATCGCAAAAATACGCCTGGAAAAAACTGCGAACCTTCCCGTCGACCCTCTCGCCGATTACATTCCGAAGCGAGCGACAAATCGGAGCGTTTATTTCGGAGATTCTCTGAATGAAAATGATTTTTCAAATCTTATCGTCGATGCTAAATTACGATTCTCTCAAGCTCATTTCGTGAAAGAAAAGGAGTCTGCGGAACTTAGAAAGTCGACGATTTCGGCCATGGAAATCGAAACGAATACTTACAATACGTATGAAGAATCCAGAATTTGGTTCCGCTACAACGACGATGAGATCAATTCGAAGAGGGACGGTTTATCTTTACGAGGCTCCGGGGTCTCAGGATTTAAATATTTCGCCGTAAGAAATTTTTTTCTGAAACCCGGTAAGGATAGCTGGCATTCCGAGAGTAATCGGAAAGCCGGTCTCGACATATTTTCCGAACAAGTAAATAGTTCGAAAGGCTTTATCTATTTAAAGACGTCTCAGAACAGGATTTTGGATTGGATTCTCGTTGGAAGAGATTACGTGCGACTGCAATTAGCAGCCACTAAATACGGATTCGTGGTTCATCCTTTGAGTCAGATTCTTCAAGAATATTCGGAAATGAATACTCTTCGAGAACGGTTTGAAAACGAAATGCAATCAAAGAAAGGGGAGAAAATCCAAATGCTAGTTCGAATCGGAAAAAGCGATTACGAGTTTTTCAGTCCCAGAAGAAATTTGAAAAATATGATCGCCGGATAA
- a CDS encoding MORN repeat-containing protein, producing the protein MVVIAAAGAYYYLSPSCLKGNCREGFGIKYLSGQYRYEGNFKNGLAEGKGKLVLESGESYDGEWVRGNKEGTGTYVYINGNRYVGSWKSNKPDGEGILYDLEGVVLYKGRWNTGNAVE; encoded by the coding sequence ATGGTCGTTATAGCTGCTGCCGGGGCCTATTATTATCTTTCTCCTAGTTGCTTAAAAGGAAACTGTAGGGAAGGTTTCGGAATTAAATACTTATCCGGCCAGTACAGATACGAGGGTAATTTTAAGAACGGACTTGCGGAGGGTAAGGGTAAACTCGTTTTGGAATCGGGTGAATCTTATGATGGCGAATGGGTTCGCGGTAATAAAGAAGGTACGGGGACTTATGTTTACATAAACGGGAACCGATATGTCGGTTCTTGGAAATCGAATAAGCCCGATGGGGAAGGTATACTTTACGATTTGGAAGGAGTCGTTCTGTATAAGGGACGATGGAATACCGGAAATGCGGTAGAATGA